gattatgtgtttatgtgctttAAACATCAATCAGCATGATCATCCTTTTAAAGTAGTTTTAGTGGCAGGGCGTGTACAATATTAAAAACCCAGAATCTTGTTCATTTAATAGGTATTTATTTACACAGAGATGGcaatatatttgtttatttattggtACAATCCTCACAGGGCATTTTTGATTTTATTGGCTTACTTcatgtcttcatcatcagtcCACCAGTCCTCCTCTCATTTTAAATTACATCACACTTGAGCTTTTCTATCGAcggcctttattttgaaatattgttCCTCCTGAGGATAAATTGGACCCTCGTGGACTTGAAAGTGAGACGCAGCCTTGCAGACGTAGCAGCGCCGCACGACTTCGCCTGCAGCCTGTTGacgttgtgtgtgtgcgggttTTTTGATGGCTTCGGCCCAATGTGTTTCTAGTTTACTGCGGTCTGAGCTGAGGAGTCAGCACAATCCAGCAGCCAGTCATTATATGTGTCAGTAATGAGTGTTTCACCACGAGTGGGCTGCTTTGAGCCGCGGAGGAGGGGGATTACCACGCCAGCCATGTTTATGATCGCCTCTGTCTTAATGAACGGCTACAAGCAACACGGCATGGAAAAGATTAGAAGTGCTGTTTTGAACAACATAAGCTCATAAACATGTAGCTGCTCATACGAGGCAGAAAATGACAAGGGCCCCCAAAGGTCGCACTTTGTTCAGCAGAGAGGGACCCACACACTGAGGTGATGCTTCCTTTGTATTTCTGTTCAACTTTAAAGCTATGACATTTGGCCATGATCAggtaaacataaaacataaccAAGGAGGTGTCAGACATCACCTGATCCTCCACAAACTGAGCTCTACTGTCACTTAAATGAGGATAAAACTACACAGAGACAATATTAAACTTAGAAAAATGACCCATAAACATCAAATCTGTAGAAAACAGTACGCATATCAACCTATTCAACAGGTTTCTAACTCACAAGGAGATGGTATGCTGTATTATGGTTTATAATTTGGAGTTTATGTGACTAGAAGCAATGGAAAGTCTTGGCTGCTCTTCAATACACACCACAGCAGAGTCAACAGGCTCTCCGGGCCTCTGAAGGTATCTCTGAGTGTTTATCTGAGTCTGCGGCTGGacacatttgtttgatttattgtcAACCTGTGACGGCGCTGTGAGCAAACTTCACACGCCCACAACATCCATGAATCATAGAAATTGTGCTGAGCAAATACATGTTTTATAGTTGAGTTGGACGtataaacctttttttaatttgacctCAGGGATGAGAGCCTGTTAAGTGATTCTCCGTGTGATTCCCGGGGTTACAAATGACAGTGGTGATGTTGCAGGTCATTTGGTAAATGCCTGTTATTAACTCAGCAGCACATAGTTAAGCTTTTAGTGTTAAACCAGCCTCGTGAGTCATCTGCCcgtgtgtgtctggaggagagatgagagaaaattGCAGAGGCCGGGACACTTTGTTTTACCTTCTGCAGGAAAGTTTATACCCTTCAATAGAAAACCCACCAAAGTTTTCCAGCATGAGGTCTCCTCTCCGGTGCCAGCGTGTGTGCTGAAGTCATCTCGCTCAGCTCGATGTGTTATTATAGACTGGTGCATACTGATGAAATCGCTGCGCGCTAATCACTGTGTAAAAGCACAGTAGCAGTGAGGTATTGTTTGAATAGGATGAGATGAACTCGCTCTTCACGTGACCGTTAGCTGTGCTCACATATGAAGTGAATCAACCACGTGCTGCCGTGATGAGAAAACATCTGGATGGAGAAGGCCGTGTTAGGCCATCACACTCAGtgatttcaaaaaaaaaagcactcgatggtgctgtttgtcatttgctgcttttagacagtggtggaggaagtattcacatttttaacttgagtaaaagtagcagtactGCAATATGAAATACTCTATTACAAGTCCAGCATTGAAAATGTAACTTGAATAAAAGTTTTATTGGCAAATTATAGTCAAATTATTGAAAGTACAAGTactcacaaaagaaaaatgtgtcataCTACGATGTATCACTGTATTAATATTAAAGAGGCATTCAGGTGTAAGTAGTATTTTACTGTTGTGGCTGGTCGACGTGGAGCTAGTTTTAAAGTAACTTAAATAGTGTTGTGTTGATGAATCTATAAATATGCTCTTAATTTGTAAAATAATTCTAGTTGTCAAAGAAATTATGCAAAAAGCTAAATATTCACCTCTGTCCTGAAGTGGAGTAGAAGTAAAAAGTACCTCCAGTTTGTACTTTATTAGGTGCCATCACTGAATATATATATTGTGTTATACAAGAGGAATTTTAAGATTACCTGCTAATCTGACTTAGTATGAAGTTTCACTGTAAAAGGTTGATTAATTTCCACATTTAAAACTTCTCTGTTTGTCATTTGCCTTCTGAAAATCAATTGATCCATTACAGACTGCACACAACTGAGAAGCTGCCGGGTTTTTAACCAGAACCAACAGCTGTGACCACATTTTCACTGATCTTATTGATTGTTCTGAAGGTTCTTCGTGGACTCACTTCTTGCTATATTTTGACCTCTTTGCACTGTACGAGCCGAAGTGTAGTTTGAGACGCTGAATTGAATAATTGACTTGAATTGAATAATCCCCTCTTTATTCTTAGGTTTCTTTATGTGCTGAATGTGTTCACACGTAACACCACACTGCAATATATGCACCTCTATCCTCTATAGCTCACAGTACCCATTACCAGTACAGTAAAAATACACAGGTGTGACTGACGTGAGCTGAAGGGCAGCCCGGTTCTTCAGCCCCTCAGGATCACGGCCTTGCAACAAGCCAGCGGCAGCCAGGATGAATAGAGGCTCTGTATGCTTTGGCTGCACGCGTCTCCGTTGGCCTTTCGGTAAACAGACGTGGAAATAGCACTGTGGGAAAAGAGTATTAGAAATAGCAAATGTGCTGTAGGAAAATTCCCTATCTCTCGAGTGagaagacacaaacagcaaaacatccCAGAGAATATTGTTAGCATCTGGCGTTtagtttgtttcctgctgttgtaTTCCTGTGTGGAACTTTTCCGTTTTAAAACGTTGGCTTTCATGGCGTCCTTGTTTCTTCAGCTTTGCTGTGTTATTCTGAACAGTCCTCTCACTGAACCCACATctgctgcaacactgaaatCTTTCACTGTTGGGTCAGTCCAGGTCAAACCTAAACTCTCGAGCCACGACAGCATTATGTTGAGTCTTTTTGTATATTATTTATATCTCTAATCACtcgtgtttttgtctgtttcagttCTTGCTGTGCTCTTCCTGCCAGGAGGTAAGACATTTTTGTTTATGCACTTACTTACTGTTTGACTGATGCTTCTCTTTATGTCATTGCTGCATTGATCTTCTGAGCCCCTGTGCTTATTTCCTTATGTCAGCATggagccagagcagcagcagcagcagcagcagcaggcttggtgtggtggtggaggccAAGAACGTTACCCTGCCTGCAGGGTCAAAGGCTGTTCTGCCCTGCCACAGCCCCCGCATGGTGTGGACCCGGGACAGACTGAAGGACCGTCAGAGGGTGGTGCACTGGGACTTGGTCCGCAGCAGCCCAGAGTATTCCGTGGAGCGAGTCCTGGACATGTCTCCAGGAGCGCGCCAGAGGGTCTACAATGGCCTGAACAAGGGACGCATTTCCATCCCCGACTCTGCGTTCAAAGATGGCAACTTCTCCCTGATCATCAACAGTGAggctttgctgtgttttccagtgGCACCATGAAAATAGCAACTCTTTAAAATTTCACCTCACGGTTGTTTGATTGCTTATTTTTTTCAGATGTGGCCACAACTGACAAAGGAGTTTATACGTGTAATCTGCACCATCACTACTGCCAGATTCACCAGTCCATTCAAATCCAGCTCAACGTCACAAAGTCAGGTGAGGCCTCCTCATCATGCAGCCGAATGATATTCCATCAGTCATGATGCGTGAAGTGGATTAAATAGTAATGTCATACACTCATATGTTTCCAGCTCGGAGGGAGAAACGTTACTGGGATGGAGACAAGACTGTGTTCGTGGTCTTGTTAGGCAGCTCGGTGGCACTGCCCTGTGTGAACCGGCGCCCCCTGTGGAGAGAGGGCCTCCAGGAGGACCAGCAGCAGGTGGCTCACTGGGACTTCCAGGCCCCTGGAGTGCGTCCTGACCAGGCCGACCGCCTGGTGGACCTCTACGCCTCCGGAGAGCGCCGGGATTATGGCCCGCTCTTTGCCCAGAGCAAGATGAGCGTGGCGGAGGATGCTTTTACCTTAGGGGACTTCTCGCTGTCCATTTCTGACTTGAGACCTGTCGATAAAGGCCTGTACTCCTGCCACCTGCATCACCACTACTGCGGGCTGCAGGAGAGACGCATCTTCAGGCTCACGGTGGGACCTCCACTTCCCTCCGCTCCCACTACAGCACCCAGAGTTTTCCAGAATGACGTGCCAGAGCCAAGTAAGCGACTCCGAATTAAAAGCATCAAAAGAAACACACTAgaactttgtttttccacatgttGGTAATGGTAAATGTTTTTCCCCATATGGTTTCTTGCCTAAATTGTGCATAGAGTGACAACACAGCTcctgggttttttttgttatatttataGGCATAGTTGGTCAGTTGAATCAGTTCTTCTTCTTGCCAGTTCTCTCCTCAgtcctctctgtttttgtgtttgagctgaagaggaagggaggaggtaGAAGGAATGCAGAGGCtagatgagaaagaaagacagaaagaaagacagaaagaaagaaagaaagaaagaaagaaagaaagaaagaaaaccccCCCTGTTAGCCGCTGATTGTGAGTTCAGCATTGCaaattgaaatatttatttatttttttctggagTCAACTATTTGCTGGCTTGAGATCCTGCCTGCAGTAAACAGCCTTAAATCGGCTGCAACGGAAGTGGTCTCATTTTCCTTACccactttttttcatttacagctgGAGACATTTTAACTGCGCTGAGCAAAGGAGTAGGCTCTAACAGCCAGTAATTTTGGGAGTGGAGGGTCAtatcttgtgttttttcctccgTTTGACCCCATTTTCCAAAAGTCCCAACCACATGTCTGGACTGGTGACACTGTATCTcgagtttagttttttttcttcttttctcccagtctgctctgtttctgtgctgatgtgTATCAGCTTCGTTTTTGCCAGCAGATACACAGAAGTCTGATACATCTGTTGAACATCTGGGCCAGCTGTgacatgaaagagaaaagtaaggagggagggatgaaggtATGTGTTAGACTATAGATCCTCCTCCCCTTTAAACAAATAGCAGCCTGTTTATTAGCTCCATAGGTATGTTGTGAGGACATGCACATCCTGTCTGACTAAACCTCATATTGGAATTCACTTCTTATTTATGcactgctgcttttacagtCTGTCAGACTATAACAAAGTTGGTCCAGCTCACGCCGATGCCAGCAATCATCTGAAATTCATGAGAGCTTTTCACTCTAATGCTGCAATTATTTATGGCAAGAACGATTACAACATCATGTCTTTGTAACCATTAAATGAGGCGATTTGTGGGCTGTCAGCACTTCAGTAGAAATCTTTATCTTTTGAAAGCGAAGATGCTGTCCTTCAGTTCATTGACTTGCAAATGGTGCAAATCCCACAGGAGCAAAAACACAGGCTAACCTCTGTGCGGCATACGTGAAATAGCCGTCAACACACACGCGCTTGTCAGATGTGTCAGGAAAATGGAAATGGGCTTCCGCAGGGATGCGGCTGCAGCTCCGGTTGTGACAGTCGAGCT
This region of Chaetodon auriga isolate fChaAug3 chromosome 10, fChaAug3.hap1, whole genome shotgun sequence genomic DNA includes:
- the LOC143327097 gene encoding matrix remodeling-associated protein 8-like, producing MHLDMTLLQILAVLFLPGAWSQSSSSSSSSRLGVVVEAKNVTLPAGSKAVLPCHSPRMVWTRDRLKDRQRVVHWDLVRSSPEYSVERVLDMSPGARQRVYNGLNKGRISIPDSAFKDGNFSLIINNVATTDKGVYTCNLHHHYCQIHQSIQIQLNVTKSARREKRYWDGDKTVFVVLLGSSVALPCVNRRPLWREGLQEDQQQVAHWDFQAPGVRPDQADRLVDLYASGERRDYGPLFAQSKMSVAEDAFTLGDFSLSISDLRPVDKGLYSCHLHHHYCGLQERRIFRLTVGPPLPSAPTTAPRVFQNDVPEPRTEEVESPRVVNVILPEHRGYFVQHLGYFLATFVLLAVIVVAVIVLTRRRKSRGQDYELRRSERGHAISGAEMSLDCTELKTCNQEPLNSDYKNNLLKERGMAKDCNTDFDGKLWK